A genomic window from Variovorax paradoxus includes:
- a CDS encoding TetR/AcrR family transcriptional regulator: MNRKPRNLRSEQKDATREQILEAATRLLAEHGYAALRVAAVATEAGVSLGGQLHHFPSKESLVIAVLERLSARVLELAVQEAARASKEDDCLAPISKSAERFYAAPEFLIYLDIFLSVRRHTLVGDTAARLLLSQRAATEALWLPHLTGRGISEEEALLIVRSLWALSRGLAISSAGEQRKSNDQATIDFAIKALRHAYLKNHE; this comes from the coding sequence GTGAATCGCAAGCCGAGAAACCTACGCAGCGAGCAGAAGGATGCGACGCGCGAACAAATTCTTGAAGCGGCTACGAGATTGCTGGCTGAGCACGGCTACGCAGCGCTTCGGGTGGCGGCCGTCGCGACGGAAGCCGGCGTGTCGCTCGGCGGCCAGTTGCATCATTTCCCGAGCAAGGAATCGCTTGTCATCGCCGTCCTTGAACGGCTGTCGGCGCGCGTGCTTGAGCTTGCCGTGCAGGAGGCGGCGCGGGCGAGCAAGGAGGATGACTGCCTCGCGCCCATTTCGAAAAGCGCCGAGCGGTTCTATGCAGCTCCGGAGTTTCTGATCTACCTGGACATCTTCCTTTCAGTGCGTCGCCATACCTTGGTCGGCGACACCGCTGCGAGACTTCTGCTCTCGCAGCGCGCGGCGACCGAAGCGCTGTGGCTACCCCACCTCACCGGTCGAGGCATCAGTGAGGAAGAGGCACTCTTGATCGTGCGCTCACTGTGGGCCCTGTCGCGCGGGCTGGCCATTTCATCGGCGGGCGAGCAGCGCAAGTCCAACGATCAAGC